A section of the Arcobacter roscoffensis genome encodes:
- a CDS encoding DEAD/DEAH box helicase yields the protein MNELIVNDDSSNFYNYITKLLNECNFFVFNVAFVNFSGVQLLLDSFEELNKKGIKGKILTSTYLNFTEPIALERLKEFNNIDLRVYDSTIMQIGFHSKAYIFEFNDKYEVIVGSANLTSSAFKSNIEWNCKTITKKDDTYIKDIFLQFDKLWEQSHDLNEDFLEKYKEFYNLNKNKNEFTFEKDIKANKMQSEALKKLEYLREKGESKALAIASTGSGKTYLSVFDVKKYNPNRLLFIVHRENILIKAKQSFESIIKNKTMGLYTGNKKELEKDFIFSTVQTLSQSLENFDENSFDYIVVDEAHHISSNSYKKIIGYFKAKFLLGLTATPNRMDGENIYEYFDENVACDIRLNEALEHKLITPFHYYGVTDICVDYTNTELNKIEDLSKLLMLNKRVDFIIEKMNFYGFSGKKRKVLGFCVSKEHCNYMEKSFNKRGIKSISLTSDDSILKREKNIKLLEDDKEDLEVIFCVDIFNEGVDIPSINTILMLRPTNSAIVFAQQLGRGLRKYKNKEFLTLIDFIGNHQRAFLIALAMVGKKKIDKESIKLSLLNDFASFKNAFINIDKISKRRILEQINKENFNSMKYLKDEYFKFKEQMLNKIPILCDYINFDEFVDPLKFVSESKSYVEFISKVEREHSLNLLCENENFLKTCRFIEYLLPIKRVHEFVILRVLLKSEKVSLSHLEIELEKYQKKIDKNTLIHAINFLKQDYFDKAQISRYPKLIEFEDDYISSSEIFKDLLKDKNKRVFIEQGISYGIINYEKTFALEYYGLPALKLYEKYNMLNIAQLCNFNKIHSSFRGSGFLKFEDDFFLFITIDKEKYKKAQKYVNDFISKEVFSYSSKPSHSSIKGDGLRLCQNEKFNVKLHIFVRKYAKVDKKTQSFIYLGLANTISYENEKPIDLKLKLEKPLPTKLYEEFTILVD from the coding sequence TTGAATGAATTAATTGTAAATGATGATAGTTCTAACTTCTATAATTATATAACAAAACTTTTAAATGAATGTAACTTTTTCGTTTTTAATGTTGCATTTGTAAATTTTTCAGGTGTTCAACTTTTGCTTGATAGTTTTGAAGAACTAAATAAAAAAGGAATTAAAGGAAAAATTTTAACTTCTACTTATTTAAATTTTACTGAACCTATTGCTTTAGAGAGATTAAAAGAGTTTAATAATATAGATTTGAGAGTTTATGATAGTACTATAATGCAAATTGGTTTTCATAGTAAGGCTTATATTTTTGAATTTAATGACAAATATGAAGTTATTGTTGGCTCTGCAAATTTAACTTCAAGTGCTTTTAAATCTAATATTGAATGGAATTGTAAAACAATTACAAAAAAAGATGACACTTATATAAAAGATATATTTTTACAATTTGATAAATTATGGGAACAATCTCACGATTTAAATGAAGACTTTTTAGAAAAGTACAAAGAATTTTATAATTTAAACAAAAATAAAAATGAATTTACTTTTGAAAAAGATATTAAAGCCAATAAAATGCAATCAGAAGCATTAAAGAAATTAGAGTACTTAAGAGAAAAAGGAGAATCTAAAGCTCTTGCAATTGCTAGTACTGGCTCAGGAAAAACATACTTGAGCGTTTTTGATGTAAAAAAATATAATCCAAATAGATTATTATTTATTGTTCACAGAGAAAATATTTTGATTAAAGCTAAACAAAGTTTTGAATCTATTATAAAAAATAAAACAATGGGACTTTACACAGGTAATAAAAAAGAACTTGAAAAAGATTTTATATTTTCTACAGTGCAAACACTTAGTCAAAGTTTAGAAAATTTTGATGAAAATAGTTTTGATTATATTGTTGTTGACGAAGCTCATCATATTAGTAGTAATTCATATAAAAAGATTATTGGGTATTTTAAAGCAAAATTTTTGCTAGGACTTACTGCCACACCTAATAGAATGGATGGGGAAAATATATATGAGTATTTTGATGAAAATGTAGCTTGTGATATTAGATTAAATGAAGCATTAGAACATAAACTTATTACACCTTTTCATTACTATGGAGTTACTGATATATGTGTTGATTACACAAATACTGAATTAAATAAAATTGAAGATTTGTCAAAGCTTTTAATGCTAAATAAAAGAGTTGATTTTATAATTGAAAAAATGAATTTTTATGGTTTCAGTGGTAAAAAAAGAAAGGTACTAGGTTTTTGTGTTTCTAAAGAACATTGTAATTATATGGAAAAATCTTTTAATAAAAGAGGAATTAAAAGTATTAGTTTAACTAGTGATGATTCAATTTTGAAAAGAGAAAAAAATATAAAACTTCTTGAAGATGATAAAGAGGATTTAGAAGTTATATTTTGTGTTGATATTTTTAATGAAGGAGTTGATATACCTTCAATAAATACAATTTTGATGTTAAGACCAACTAACTCTGCTATTGTATTTGCACAACAATTAGGAAGAGGTTTACGTAAATATAAAAATAAAGAGTTCCTTACCTTAATTGATTTTATTGGAAATCATCAAAGAGCTTTTTTGATAGCTTTAGCTATGGTTGGTAAGAAAAAAATTGATAAAGAAAGTATTAAACTATCACTTTTAAATGATTTTGCTTCTTTTAAAAATGCTTTTATAAATATTGATAAGATTTCAAAAAGAAGAATTTTAGAGCAAATCAATAAAGAGAATTTTAATAGTATGAAATATTTAAAAGATGAATATTTTAAATTTAAAGAACAAATGCTAAATAAAATCCCAATATTATGTGATTATATTAATTTTGATGAGTTTGTTGATCCTTTGAAATTTGTAAGTGAGAGTAAGTCTTATGTTGAATTTATATCTAAGGTTGAAAGAGAACATAGTTTAAACCTTTTATGTGAAAATGAAAACTTCTTAAAAACTTGTAGATTTATTGAATATTTATTACCTATCAAAAGAGTTCATGAGTTTGTAATATTAAGAGTTTTATTAAAAAGTGAAAAAGTAAGTTTATCTCACTTAGAAATTGAGCTAGAAAAATATCAAAAGAAAATAGATAAAAATACTTTAATCCATGCTATAAATTTTTTAAAACAAGACTATTTTGATAAGGCTCAAATATCTAGATATCCAAAATTAATTGAATTTGAAGATGATTATATATCTAGTTCTGAAATATTCAAAGATTTATTAAAAGATAAAAATAAAAGAGTGTTTATAGAACAAGGCATAAGTTATGGAATAATAAATTATGAAAAAACATTTGCTTTGGAATATTATGGCTTGCCTGCATTAAAACTTTATGAGAAATATAATATGTTAAATATAGCACAACTTTGTAATTTTAATAAAATTCACTCTTCTTTTAGAGGAAGTGGATTTTTAAAATTTGAAGATGATTTTTTCTTATTTATTACTATTGATAAAGAAAAATATAAAAAAGCACAAAAATATGTTAATGATTTTATTTCAAAAGAGGTATTTAGTTATTCTAGTAAGCCAAGTCATAGTAGTATAAAAGGTGATGGTTTAAGACTTTGTCAAAATGAGAAATTTAATGTAAAGTTGCATATTTTTGTTAGAAAATATGCAAAAGTAGATAAAAAGACTCAAAGTTTTATTTATTTAGGTCTTGCTAATACAATTTCTTATGAAAATGAAAAACCAATTGATTTAAAATTAAAACTTGAAAAGCCTTTGCCTACTAAGCTTTATGAAGAGTTTACAATACTTGTGGATTAG
- a CDS encoding nucleotide pyrophosphohydrolase, with protein MDLENLKKIILKFSNDRNWDKHHNPKNLSMALNVEASELLEIFQWLNLEESQNLSNEKKEHAKQEIADIAVYLIRLCIKLDIDLEEAIIEKMKLNEKKYPLFDENNNKITYGKKN; from the coding sequence ATGGATCTAGAAAATCTAAAAAAAATAATATTAAAATTTTCAAATGACAGAAACTGGGATAAACATCACAATCCAAAAAATCTTAGCATGGCACTAAATGTAGAAGCAAGTGAACTCTTAGAAATATTTCAATGGCTAAATCTTGAAGAGTCACAAAACCTAAGCAATGAAAAAAAAGAACATGCAAAGCAAGAGATTGCTGATATTGCAGTTTATTTGATTAGACTATGTATTAAACTTGATATAGATTTAGAAGAAGCAATAATTGAAAAAATGAAACTTAATGAAAAAAAATATCCTTTATTTGATGAAAATAATAATAAGATAACTTATGGTAAGAAAAACTAA
- the dksA gene encoding RNA polymerase-binding protein DksA: MASKKQIEELRIALEVRREKILENIDESKENIESLKSQEINDDLDYAELASDSFTEGMIANHQLEELKQIDDALKRIKNDEYGKCDMCSITIPIGRLKAKPFARYCTECREVYETEQRKNS; this comes from the coding sequence ATGGCTAGTAAAAAGCAAATTGAAGAGCTTAGAATTGCTTTAGAAGTTAGAAGAGAAAAGATTCTTGAAAATATAGATGAAAGCAAAGAAAATATAGAAAGTTTAAAAAGTCAAGAGATAAATGATGACTTAGATTATGCTGAATTAGCAAGTGATTCTTTTACTGAGGGAATGATTGCTAATCATCAATTAGAAGAATTAAAGCAAATTGATGATGCTTTAAAAAGAATTAAAAATGACGAGTACGGTAAATGTGATATGTGTTCAATTACTATACCAATAGGTAGATTAAAAGCTAAACCATTTGCTAGATATTGTACTGAATGTAGAGAAGTATATGAAACTGAACAAAGGAAGAATTCTTAA
- a CDS encoding tRNA pseudouridine(13) synthase TruD: MIKRVYNHSAKVLNFEFVQNENDFIVNELPLRFSNSGNFLIIKVKKVNLDTWDLIDTFARYLDIYTNEIGYAGLKDKKATTSQYLSIPKKYSKKIQLFKHKKIEILDTVLHSKKLNIGDLKGNRFKINLHNTSIEELNHIQRRLKKISKEGLLNYFGYQRFGRDVEENLEKAKQIVEGDKIIKDRKLSKMLIMAYQSNFFNSWLVNRTKTSTTNFDLINGDVFLDIKKQKYITPKIITKSIEDSVSIKSIVPTGLLPGRKVFRAVGEARQIEEKFDDTYIQEKGYRREAIVFPKDIVCKYDNDKKVCNLEFSLPKGSYATVLVEYLANKNFS; encoded by the coding sequence GTGATTAAAAGAGTATATAACCATAGTGCAAAGGTTCTTAATTTTGAATTTGTACAAAATGAGAATGATTTTATTGTAAATGAACTTCCATTAAGATTTTCAAATAGTGGAAATTTTCTTATTATAAAAGTAAAAAAAGTAAATTTAGACACATGGGATTTAATTGATACTTTTGCAAGGTATTTAGATATTTATACAAATGAAATAGGTTATGCAGGCTTAAAGGATAAAAAAGCAACAACAAGCCAATACTTGTCAATACCTAAAAAGTATTCCAAAAAAATCCAGCTTTTTAAACATAAAAAAATAGAGATTTTAGATACAGTTTTACATAGTAAAAAACTAAATATTGGTGATTTAAAAGGTAATAGGTTTAAGATTAATCTTCATAATACAAGTATCGAGGAATTAAACCATATTCAAAGAAGATTAAAGAAAATTTCAAAAGAGGGGCTTCTTAATTATTTTGGTTATCAAAGATTTGGAAGAGATGTAGAAGAAAATTTAGAAAAAGCAAAGCAGATTGTAGAAGGTGATAAAATTATTAAAGATAGGAAATTATCAAAGATGCTTATTATGGCTTATCAAAGTAATTTCTTTAATTCATGGCTAGTAAATAGAACAAAAACTTCAACAACGAATTTTGACTTGATAAATGGAGATGTTTTTTTAGATATTAAAAAACAAAAATATATTACTCCTAAAATAATTACAAAATCTATTGAAGATAGTGTTTCAATTAAGTCGATTGTTCCAACTGGTTTACTTCCAGGAAGAAAGGTTTTTAGAGCAGTTGGTGAAGCAAGACAAATTGAAGAAAAGTTTGACGATACATATATACAAGAAAAAGGTTATAGACGAGAAGCTATAGTTTTTCCAAAAGATATTGTATGTAAATATGATAATGATAAGAAGGTTTGTAATTTAGAATTTAGCCTACCTAAAGGCTCTTATGCAACAGTTTTAGTTGAGTATTTAGCTAATAAGAATTTTTCATAA
- a CDS encoding S41 family peptidase yields MKKLILASTLVITLTQAVFAKNSEQEEQEPTRFESLSKMTKVIGTVEKYYVDDIKLQEIVNKSLKGLMQELDAHSSFLDKKSSKEMSIQTKGEFGGLGITVGMREGALTVISPIDDTPAYKAGIKASDIILKIDNNATLNMTLDEAVSLMRGKPKTDILLTIVREGENKPLKIKITRDIIKVESVFAKKIENEKLLYLRVSSFDSKVVSGLEKAIKDNNKDIDGIVLDLRNNPGGLLSQAIGTVDLFIDKGIIVSQKGRDESTEEKFSATTSSTITKKPVVVLVNAGSASASEIVSGSLQDHKRAIVIGEKTFGKGSVQAVLPITNDRSENIKLTIAKYYLPSGRTIQATGVTPDVIAYSGEVPQDTNSEFKIKEADLKKHLEGELEKVDSKKEVKKSEKKSDKKIISKEDITKDNQLNTSIGILKSLIIMNK; encoded by the coding sequence ATGAAAAAACTAATATTAGCTTCAACTTTAGTAATAACATTGACGCAAGCGGTTTTTGCTAAAAACAGTGAGCAAGAAGAACAAGAACCAACTAGGTTTGAATCTTTGTCAAAAATGACAAAAGTTATTGGCACTGTTGAGAAATATTATGTTGATGATATTAAATTACAAGAAATAGTAAATAAATCTCTAAAAGGCTTAATGCAAGAGCTAGATGCACACTCAAGTTTCCTTGATAAAAAATCTTCAAAAGAGATGAGTATTCAAACAAAAGGTGAATTTGGTGGTCTAGGTATTACTGTTGGAATGAGAGAAGGTGCTTTAACTGTTATTTCTCCAATTGATGATACTCCTGCATATAAAGCTGGAATAAAAGCCTCTGACATTATCTTAAAAATTGATAATAATGCAACGCTAAATATGACTTTAGATGAAGCAGTATCTTTAATGAGAGGAAAACCAAAAACTGACATTCTATTAACAATTGTAAGAGAGGGTGAAAATAAACCTTTAAAAATAAAAATTACAAGAGATATTATAAAAGTTGAATCAGTTTTTGCTAAAAAAATTGAAAATGAAAAACTACTATATTTAAGAGTTAGTAGTTTTGATTCAAAAGTTGTAAGTGGTTTAGAAAAAGCTATTAAAGATAATAATAAAGATATTGATGGAATTGTACTTGATTTAAGAAACAATCCTGGTGGACTTTTATCACAAGCAATTGGTACAGTTGATTTGTTTATTGATAAAGGTATTATAGTTTCGCAAAAAGGTAGAGATGAAAGTACAGAAGAGAAGTTTTCTGCTACAACATCAAGCACTATTACTAAAAAGCCTGTAGTGGTTTTAGTAAATGCAGGTTCAGCTTCAGCTTCTGAAATTGTAAGTGGATCATTACAAGATCACAAAAGAGCTATTGTAATTGGTGAAAAGACATTTGGAAAAGGTTCTGTTCAAGCAGTACTTCCAATTACAAATGATAGAAGTGAAAATATAAAGCTTACTATTGCTAAGTATTATTTGCCAAGTGGTAGAACTATTCAAGCAACGGGTGTAACTCCTGATGTAATAGCTTATTCTGGAGAAGTTCCACAAGATACTAACTCAGAATTTAAAATAAAAGAAGCTGATTTAAAAAAACATTTAGAAGGTGAACTTGAAAAAGTTGACTCTAAAAAAGAAGTAAAGAAATCAGAAAAGAAATCAGATAAAAAAATCATTTCTAAAGAAGACATAACAAAAGACAACCAACTAAATACATCAATTGGTATTTTAAAAAGTTTAATCATTATGAATAAGTAA
- a CDS encoding phosphoribosylaminoimidazolesuccinocarboxamide synthase, with protein sequence MKISDIISLGLWPESKKTTSQKGITQLEELGYNLFYIGKNADLYTCPGNDPKVLLVRSDRCSVFDIPLNLEIEGKGISQTAISNSGALFANKAGIKTAILNEKVDQSLEIAPRCQIMELCKPLEAEIEGDIVQFEFIFRNYLTGSLFEACQNGRDPYGLELSSDLPQWHKFENPIFTPTTKGVKDIPLNSLTVREKFPEIINSLENLFKEFSKFALDNGIIVVDTKFEVFVNSNDEWLLGDEVLTPESSRFISKSDFDVANYISMDKQILRDFGKADNWKEKAKTLKAGEKLDVVVPQEIKDKILNGYTTIQNNLGK encoded by the coding sequence ATGAAAATCAGTGATATTATATCACTTGGTCTATGGCCAGAATCAAAAAAAACAACGTCGCAAAAAGGTATTACTCAATTAGAAGAATTAGGTTATAATCTTTTTTATATAGGTAAAAATGCTGACCTTTATACATGTCCAGGAAATGATCCAAAGGTTCTTTTAGTAAGAAGTGATAGATGTTCTGTATTTGATATTCCATTAAATTTAGAAATTGAAGGAAAAGGTATCTCTCAAACGGCTATTTCTAATAGTGGAGCTTTATTTGCAAATAAAGCTGGTATTAAAACTGCAATTTTAAATGAAAAAGTTGATCAATCTTTAGAAATAGCACCAAGATGTCAGATAATGGAGTTATGTAAACCATTAGAAGCTGAAATTGAAGGTGATATTGTACAATTTGAGTTTATTTTTAGAAACTATTTAACAGGTTCATTATTTGAAGCTTGTCAAAATGGAAGAGACCCATATGGTTTAGAACTTTCTTCTGATTTACCACAGTGGCATAAATTTGAAAATCCTATTTTCACACCAACAACTAAAGGTGTAAAAGATATTCCTTTAAATTCATTAACTGTAAGAGAAAAGTTCCCTGAGATAATTAATAGTTTAGAAAACTTATTTAAAGAGTTTTCTAAATTTGCATTAGATAATGGAATTATTGTTGTTGATACTAAATTTGAAGTATTTGTAAATTCAAATGATGAATGGTTATTAGGTGATGAAGTTTTAACTCCTGAAAGTTCTAGATTTATTTCAAAATCTGATTTTGATGTAGCTAATTATATCTCAATGGATAAACAAATTTTAAGAGATTTTGGTAAAGCTGATAATTGGAAAGAAAAAGCAAAGACTTTAAAAGCTGGTGAAAAGTTAGATGTAGTTGTACCTCAAGAAATTAAAGATAAAATCTTAAATGGTTATACAACTATTCAAAATAATTTAGGTAAATAA
- the purS gene encoding phosphoribosylformylglycinamidine synthase subunit PurS, translating to MKAIVNVALKQGVLDDQGKATHHALDTLGFKEVVNDVRIGKQIIIELNSTNEDEAREEVVKMCEKLLANTVIEDYQIELVG from the coding sequence ATGAAAGCAATTGTAAATGTAGCATTAAAGCAAGGTGTATTAGACGATCAAGGTAAGGCAACTCATCACGCATTAGATACTTTAGGATTTAAAGAAGTAGTAAATGATGTAAGAATTGGTAAACAAATTATTATTGAATTAAACTCTACTAATGAAGATGAAGCAAGAGAAGAAGTAGTAAAAATGTGTGAAAAGCTTCTTGCTAACACTGTTATTGAAGATTACCAAATAGAATTAGTAGGTTAA
- the purQ gene encoding phosphoribosylformylglycinamidine synthase I, which translates to MKISVLQFPGTNCEYDTQYAFEKLGAQVEIVWHKDKKIPEDTDLLVIPGGFSYGDYLRSGAIARFANIMDSVQNYAAKGGKILGICNGFQILLEAGLLPGAMKRNDSLHFISKFNHLRVVDNDNNFLSLMKKDEVVNIPVAHHDGNYFIDAKGLSKLEENGQILLKYCDENGQDMNINGSVANIAGICNESKNVFGLMPHPERAMEDLLGCDDGVKMLKGFLQ; encoded by the coding sequence ATGAAAATATCAGTATTACAATTTCCAGGAACAAACTGTGAATATGATACTCAATACGCTTTTGAGAAATTAGGTGCGCAAGTTGAGATTGTTTGGCATAAAGATAAAAAAATACCAGAAGATACTGATCTTTTAGTTATTCCTGGTGGATTTTCTTATGGGGATTACTTAAGATCAGGTGCTATTGCTAGATTTGCAAATATTATGGATTCTGTTCAAAATTATGCTGCTAAAGGTGGTAAAATTTTAGGAATTTGTAATGGTTTCCAAATTTTATTAGAAGCTGGTTTATTACCAGGTGCTATGAAAAGAAATGATTCTTTACATTTTATTTCTAAATTTAATCATTTAAGAGTTGTTGATAATGACAATAACTTTTTATCTTTAATGAAAAAAGATGAAGTAGTAAATATTCCTGTGGCACACCATGATGGTAACTACTTTATTGATGCAAAAGGTTTATCAAAATTAGAAGAAAATGGACAAATTCTTTTAAAATATTGTGATGAAAATGGTCAAGATATGAATATAAATGGTTCAGTTGCTAATATTGCAGGTATTTGTAATGAATCAAAAAATGTATTTGGATTAATGCCTCACCCTGAAAGAGCTATGGAAGATTTACTTGGTTGTGATGACGGAGTAAAAATGTTAAAAGGGTTTTTACAATAA
- a CDS encoding lysophospholipid acyltransferase family protein — translation MKRIRGIIIVIQFSITVAITVLAMYMFRNHTHKVIKVWMKLQMWFLGIKLEEHGKLDESCDMVMLNHQSLLDIIVMEYIHSRDLAWVAKKEISDLFFFGHIIKAPRMISIDRENKAGIIHLLKETKDRLNKGRPIAMFPEGTRSNGKELLSFKPGAKMVANKHGLKVQPVLLFNTRDILDSKKLEAQPGIVKVVYLDPVQADKKTDWFEQTEIKMNEVFQEELKKDVS, via the coding sequence TTGAAGAGAATTAGAGGGATAATAATTGTAATTCAATTTTCAATTACTGTAGCAATTACAGTTTTAGCTATGTATATGTTTAGAAATCACACTCATAAAGTAATAAAAGTTTGGATGAAACTTCAAATGTGGTTTTTAGGTATTAAACTTGAAGAGCATGGAAAACTTGACGAATCTTGTGATATGGTGATGTTAAATCACCAATCTTTACTTGATATTATTGTTATGGAATATATTCATTCAAGAGATTTAGCTTGGGTTGCAAAAAAAGAGATTTCTGATCTTTTCTTTTTTGGACATATTATAAAAGCTCCTAGAATGATTAGTATTGATAGAGAAAATAAAGCAGGTATAATTCATCTTTTAAAAGAAACAAAAGATAGGTTAAATAAAGGTAGACCAATTGCTATGTTCCCTGAGGGAACTAGATCAAATGGTAAAGAATTGCTTTCTTTTAAACCAGGTGCAAAAATGGTTGCAAATAAACATGGTTTAAAAGTTCAGCCTGTTCTTTTATTTAATACAAGAGATATTTTAGATTCGAAGAAACTAGAAGCTCAACCGGGAATAGTAAAAGTTGTTTATCTAGACCCAGTTCAAGCTGATAAGAAAACTGATTGGTTTGAACAAACTGAAATAAAGATGAATGAAGTTTTTCAAGAAGAGCTAAAAAAAGATGTCTCTTAG
- a CDS encoding fluoride efflux transporter FluC: MSLSWQTILAIGTGGFLGAIARAYSVHLSNKYIPLEFPVGVLLVNIVGSFLIGLLFAYFNYFTINDSLKAFLTTGFLGALTTYSTFAIESYLLFNTSIFLAISNMFLNLLGTVLAAGSAYKLLNFFLK, from the coding sequence ATGTCTCTTAGTTGGCAAACTATTTTAGCAATTGGCACGGGGGGATTTCTTGGTGCTATTGCTAGAGCTTATAGTGTTCATCTAAGTAATAAATATATTCCTTTAGAGTTTCCTGTAGGTGTCCTTTTAGTAAATATTGTAGGCTCTTTTTTAATAGGTCTTCTATTTGCTTATTTTAATTATTTTACAATTAATGATAGTTTAAAAGCTTTTTTAACTACAGGATTTTTGGGTGCTCTAACAACTTATTCAACTTTTGCAATTGAGTCTTATCTTCTTTTTAATACTTCTATATTTTTAGCAATTTCTAATATGTTTTTAAATCTTTTAGGAACTGTATTAGCTGCTGGAAGTGCTTACAAACTTTTAAATTTCTTTCTTAAGTAA
- a CDS encoding Sec-independent protein translocase subunit TatA/TatB, with protein sequence MGMPGGMEWILIALVVLLLFGGKKIPELAKGLGSGIKNFKNAVKEDEEQVVDTKKADELEKKAETKSEDKNESKTV encoded by the coding sequence ATGGGTATGCCAGGTGGTATGGAATGGATTTTAATAGCTTTAGTAGTTTTACTACTATTTGGAGGTAAAAAAATACCAGAACTTGCAAAAGGTTTAGGTTCAGGAATCAAAAACTTTAAAAATGCTGTAAAAGAAGATGAAGAGCAAGTTGTAGATACAAAAAAAGCTGACGAGTTAGAGAAAAAAGCTGAAACTAAGTCAGAAGATAAAAACGAATCAAAAACGGTATAA
- the argS gene encoding arginine--tRNA ligase produces MQNLVKEFIEKTLEKEVVLEKPKDITLGHYATPVAFSLAKEFRKSPMIIAQELASKFDGCSMFEKVEAVKGFINFKLSTSFLESLVDEALNKQMDFAKANNKTEKILLEYVSANPTGPLHIGHARGAVFGDTLFRVGDYLGYDITTEYYINDAGAQMDLLGLSVSLAARDFIFEEDVTYPETYYRGDYLIDIAKVVIEKFGKDVIYDESKYKEIAFFAKDLVMDIIVKDLKDLGVEFNNFVSEKSLYSSWDKTKEVLENNGSLYNKDEKTYLKSTEYGDDNDRVVVRDNGIPTYLAGDIIYHKDKYDRSYDRYINIWGADHHGYIKRVNAAIEFLGNDSSKLEVLLSQMVQLLKGGEPYKMSKRAGNVILMSDITAEIGPDALRFIFLTKKSDTHLDFDIDTLKNQDSTNPIFYINYAHARINQVFKKAELNISDVQNEKFDNLNQDGLNLIYESLLLESILEEAFTKRDMQKVTDYLYSLASSVHRFYNDNKVVGVDDQNAYLKVLSMAALSIKVGLSLLGIKAKEIM; encoded by the coding sequence TTGCAGAATTTAGTAAAAGAATTTATTGAAAAAACTTTAGAGAAAGAAGTAGTATTAGAAAAACCCAAAGATATTACTTTAGGTCATTATGCTACTCCTGTTGCATTCTCATTAGCTAAAGAGTTTAGAAAATCACCTATGATAATTGCTCAAGAATTAGCAAGTAAATTTGATGGTTGTTCTATGTTTGAAAAAGTTGAAGCTGTAAAAGGTTTTATCAACTTTAAATTATCAACATCTTTTTTAGAATCATTAGTTGATGAAGCACTTAATAAGCAAATGGATTTTGCAAAAGCAAATAATAAAACTGAAAAGATTTTATTAGAGTATGTTTCAGCAAATCCAACAGGTCCTTTACATATAGGTCATGCAAGAGGTGCTGTATTTGGAGATACACTTTTTAGAGTAGGTGATTATCTAGGATATGATATAACTACTGAGTATTATATCAATGATGCCGGTGCTCAGATGGATCTTTTAGGTCTATCTGTTTCATTAGCTGCAAGAGATTTTATTTTTGAAGAAGATGTAACTTATCCTGAAACTTATTACAGAGGTGATTACTTAATTGATATTGCTAAAGTTGTAATTGAGAAGTTTGGAAAAGATGTTATTTATGATGAGTCTAAATATAAAGAGATTGCATTTTTTGCAAAAGATTTAGTAATGGATATTATTGTAAAGGACTTAAAAGATTTAGGTGTTGAGTTTAATAACTTTGTGTCTGAAAAATCTCTATATTCATCTTGGGATAAAACTAAAGAAGTTCTAGAAAATAATGGATCTTTATACAATAAAGACGAAAAAACTTATCTAAAATCAACAGAATATGGTGATGATAATGATAGAGTTGTTGTAAGAGACAATGGTATTCCTACTTATTTAGCAGGAGATATTATTTATCATAAAGACAAATATGATAGATCTTATGATAGATATATCAATATTTGGGGTGCAGATCACCATGGATATATTAAAAGGGTAAATGCTGCTATTGAGTTTTTAGGAAATGATTCTAGTAAATTAGAAGTTTTACTTTCTCAAATGGTGCAACTTTTAAAAGGTGGTGAACCTTATAAAATGTCCAAAAGAGCTGGTAATGTGATCTTAATGTCAGATATTACAGCTGAAATTGGACCTGATGCTTTAAGGTTTATTTTCTTAACTAAAAAAAGTGATACTCATTTGGATTTTGATATTGATACTTTAAAAAATCAAGACTCAACGAATCCTATTTTTTATATCAATTATGCACATGCTAGAATAAATCAAGTATTTAAAAAAGCAGAACTTAATATATCAGATGTACAAAATGAGAAATTTGATAATTTAAATCAAGATGGATTAAATTTAATTTATGAATCGCTATTATTAGAGTCTATATTAGAAGAAGCATTTACAAAAAGAGACATGCAAAAAGTAACAGATTATTTATACTCTTTAGCTTCATCTGTACATAGATTCTACAATGACAATAAAGTAGTTGGTGTAGATGATCAGAATGCTTATTTAAAAGTATTATCAATGGCTGCGTTAAGTATTAAAGTTGGATTGTCTTTATTAGGAATAAAAGCTAAGGAGATTATGTAA